One genomic window of Diospyros lotus cultivar Yz01 chromosome 8, ASM1463336v1, whole genome shotgun sequence includes the following:
- the LOC127808966 gene encoding protein CHROMATIN REMODELING 4 isoform X4, which translates to MSTKIIIGKSKIAIKPSATDNVSHIFGSSIHGKKRSTSKRKSSLSQGVQFEKHMNASAEPSDLLCTESVEGNLSSMIEDNVRKPEPSPVDKSLEEKSISRVAEVSTVSKTADLKSNDETPESKPDISEDNKSPRKKVICVSGTANRKDKKRKRKGHISDIQKKPCTDEDKCSKNASCKHSSKTSSSLPKSQRKRSNADNGASTFGSKEDIQTKSVDVQLKDEYIGEEVGDIPLQLQEAGKAADGTVTCKGHVPGNLPQVDRVLGCRVLGDNKDSCPTSMMVTGDLPLENLSLMDNQSRLAEENPKSDKAGDGVTVEKLTEGCQNVMSQCDGEKSLKNDTRVAKLHVYRRLVTKECREGKAMDSARRQMNGSSSTGVDNKSEDGSTVNADAMEKTTENISTGEETNVCLRDHGDNEVSKICQEPVSHEIKDTEEANIEMRTNSNADITKQTSSLVELATSDRATVSHEFLVKWAGKSHIHNSWVPELQLKVLAKRKLDNYKAKYGTAAINICEERWKQPQRVIALRTSEDGVAEALVKWTGLAYDDCTWERIDEPVIEKMSHLIDLFNWFEHQTLEKDAMKNEKLRGKGDCQFSEIVTLTEQPKELEGGVLFPHQLEALNWLRKCWHKSKNVILADEMGLGKTVSACAFISSLYFEFKATLPCLVLVPLSTMPNWMAEFASWAPKLNVVEYHGCAKARAIIRQHEWHAVDPSGLNKKTVSYKFNVLLTTYEMILADSSHLRVVPWEVLIVDEGHRLKNAGSKLFSLLNTFSFQHRVLLTGTPLQNNIGELYNLLNFLQPASFPSLSSFEEKFNDLSTAEKVEELKKLVAPHMLRRLKKDAMQNIPPKTERMVPVELSSIQAEYYRAMLTKNYQILRNIGKGVAQQSMLNIVMQLRKVCNHPYLIPGTEPDSGSVEFLHEMRIKASAKLTVLHSMLKLLHRDGHRVLLFSQMTKLLDILEDYLTIEYGPKTFERVDGSVSVSDRQAAIARFNQDKSKFVFLLSTRSCGLGINLATADTVIIYDSDFNPHADIQAMNRAHRIGQSNRLLVYRLVVRASVEERILQLAKKKLMLDQLFVNKSGSQKEVEDILRWGTEELFNDSSGVGAKDGENNNRRDEAAVDIQYKHKRRGGGLGDMYKDKCTDGSGKIVWDESAILKLLDRSNLQFGSPDNPEGDLENDMLGSVKSLEWNDEPLEEHGGLESPPILADDPCEQNPKKKEDTPVNSTEENEWDRLLRVRWEKYQNEEEAALGRGKRQRKAVSYREAYAPHTSEALSEQSGPEEEPEPEPEPQREYTAAGRALKAKFARLRARQKDRLAQRNVKETPAPIDAVPGPVSLPQISLFNSKDRAQVVKLVQLVEEKPPMIDLEDDTCGQGLEGPNSKTNSPLRLGKISKHKLSGHPDLPVSSLSHRPPDIFLPSDQLPGPSCTDSIPSSNLLPVLGLCAPNASQLESSKRNFSKSYSRQSRQAMRPEFPFNIGPSSVTPNEMDIRGRETALDKFKLPDASMEAFPLWLKNSNPNNCLPISTHPPAIPPRRGCDRIENSGSSFSEFQEKMALPRLPFDEKFLPRFPFPARNLPHSHPDLIPNLSLGTRFEDSSNPIQELPTMPLFPNLKFPQDASKHVQQERELAPMLGLGQTTPVYSTFPENHRKVLENIMMRAGSGSSSLPKKKSKLDIWSEDELDFLWIGVRRHGRGNWDAMLRDPKLRFSKFKTAEDLSARWEDEQLKIMDGPAFPVPKLPKLTKSGKPSLFPSISDEMMARALHGSRFGGALKFQSHLTEMKLGCGDLASSSTHAEPYDQLGLRNDHFGLSTTWGADKFRSVPGDSSAGPSDRPGTSSNVQIEQQFLSNSFRTGSFSSLGLNCSSSFDIQRKDEMQAVGKFGKLPSLLDRSLNLLRDSSMGMGSELLSSGLLPDFKKVPNVSDFKGKEEVAGSSSSKNKLPHWLREAVAAPSKPPDPELPPTVSAVAQSVRLLYGEENSTIPPFVIPGPPPSHPKDPRRALKKKKRKRRAHMVRQFRPDIAGTSHNLHGGLDSNSALSISVPLAPTFPPVTKPAMGTPGLTLVEPNLNMPPPPNLNMMNPSSSSVFPDPQMKMATGLHPSPEVLQMVATCPAPGPPGMTSSNFFESKVPLPTKSVVQVGLPGSSDAYGKQKAKQSSPLGFSGPTSDKKPAQTESGDSSKTQSDPTRPEQLDVEDISSEGTVSDHHASDHEP; encoded by the exons ATGTCGACCAAAATTATTATTGGAAAATCGAAAATTGCAATTAAACCTTCTGCAACTGACAATGTCTCCCACATATTTGGAAGCTCTATTCATGGAAAGAAAAGATCGACAAGCAAAAGAAAATCTTCCTTATCTCAAGGTGTACAGTTTGAAAAGCATATGAATGCATCTGCTGAACCTAGTGATCTATTGTGTACTGAGTCTGTGGAAGGTAACTTATCATCCATGATTGAGGACAATGTGAGAAAACCTGAGCCTTCTCCAGTAGATAAATCGTTAGAAGAGAAGTCAATATCTCGCGTGGCGGAAGTTTCAACTGTTTCAAAGACTGcagatttgaaatcaaatgatgaAACTCCCGAAAGCAAACCTGATATTTCTGAGGATAATAAATCACCAAGAAAAAAAGTTATTTGTGTTTCTGGTACAGCTAATAGgaaggacaagaaaagaaagcGCAAGGGTCATATCAGTGACATTCAAAAGAAGCCTTGTACTGATGAAGATAAATGCAGTAAGAATGCTTCTTGTAAGCATAGTTCAAAAACAAGTTCTTCGCTGCCCAAATCACAACGGAAACGTAGCAATGCTGACAATGGGGCTTCTACATTTGGGTCAAAGGAGGACATTCAGACCAAGAGTGTGGATGTTCAGCTAAAAGATGAG TACATTGGTGAGGAAGTAGGAGACATACCACTTCAATTGCAAGAAGCAGGAAAGGCTGCAGATGGAACAGTGACATGTAAAGGCCATGTTCCTGGTAATCTTCCACag GTTGACCGGGTCCTGGGGTGCCGTGTGCTAGGTGATAACAAGGACTCCTGTCCAACATCGATGATGGTTACAGGTGACTTGCCTTTGGAGAATTTGTCACTTATGGACAACCAAAGTAGACTTGCAGAGGAAAATCCCAAAAGTGATAAGGCTGGAGATGGGGTCACTGTTGAAAAGCTCACCGAGGGCTGTCAGAATGTCATGAGCCAGTGTGATGGTGAAAAAAGCTTAAAAAATGATACCAGAGTAGCAAAGTTACATGTATACAGAAGATTGGTGACAAAAGAATGCAGAGAAGGGAAGGCCATGGATTCAGCAAGGAGACAGATGAATGGTTCCAGTTCTACAGGCGTAGATAATAAAAGTGAAGACGGCTCAACTGTGAATGCAGATGCCATGGAGAAAACAACTGAGAATATTTCCACTGGAGAGGAAACTAATGTTTGTTTAAGAGATCACGGTGACAATGAGGTTTCAAAAATTTGTCAAGAGCCTGTTTCCCATGAAATCAAAGATACTGAGGAGGCAAATATAGAAATGAGAACAAACAGCAATGCCGACATCACAAAACAGACATCTAGTTTGGTTGAATTGGCAACCTCTGATAGAGCAACAGTTTCACATGAATTTTTAGTCAAGTGGGCCGGAAAATCTCACATACACAACAGTTGGGTACCTGAATTGCAGCTGAAAGTTCTTGCAAAGAGAAAACTAGATAATTACAAGGCAAAATATGGGACAGCAGCAATAAATATCTGCGAGGAACGATGGAAGCAGCCTCAGCGGGTGATTGCTCTTCGTACCTCTGAAGATGGTGTAGCTGAAGCTTTAGTAAAGTGGACTGGTCTTGCTTATGATGACTGCACTTGGGAAAGAATAGATGAACCTGTAATTGAGAAAATGTCTCATctgattgatttatttaattggttTGAGCACCAGACATTGGAAAAAGATGCTATGAAGAATGAGAAGCTGAGAGGAAAGGGTGATTGTCAATTTAGTGAGATAGTGACTCTTACTGAGCAACCTAAGGAGCTGGAAGGAGGTGTACTGTTTCCGCATCAGCTAGAAGCGCTGAATTGGTTGCGGAAGTGCTGGCATAAATCCAAAAATGTTATTCTTGCTGATGAGATGGGTCTTGGGAAGACAGTATCAGCCTGCGCTTTTATATCATcattgtattttgagttcaaagCTACATTACCTTGTCTAGTTTTGGTCCCTCTTTCTACAATGCCTAACTGGATGGCTGAGTTTGCATCATGGGCTCCTAAACTTAATGTTGTGGAGTATCATGGGTGTGCAAAAGCAAGAGCGATAATTCGCCAGCATGAATGGCACGCTGTTGATCCAAGTGGGTTGAACAAGAAAACAGTCTCTTATAAATTCAATGTCCTTTTAACTACTTATGAAATGATTCTCGCTGATTCCTCTCATCTACGAGTAGTTCCTTGGGAAGTTCTTATTGTTGATGAAGGACACAGGCTGAAGAATGCAGGCAGTAAGCTTTTCAGTTTGCTCAATACATTTTCTTTCCAGCACCGTGTATTGTTGACTGGTACTCCTCTACAAAACAACATAGGCGAGTTGTATAACTTGCTAAATTTCTTGCAACCTGCTTCATTTCCTTCTCTATCATCATTCGAGGAGAAGTTCAATGATCTTTCCACTGCCGAAAAAGTGGAGGAGCTGAAGAAACTTGTTGCTCCACATATGCTTCGCAGGCTTAAAAAAGATGCAATGCAGAATATACCCCCCAAGACTGAACGTATGGTCCCTGTCGAGTTGTCATCTATTCAAGCTGAATATTACCGTGCAATGCTAACTAAGAACTATCAGATTCTACGAAACATAGGTAAAGGAGTTGCCCAGCAGTCAATGCTGAACATTGTTATGCAGTTAAGAAAGGTTTGCAACCATCCGTATCTTATACCAGGTACTGAACCTGATTCTGGGTCAGTAGAGTTCCTTCATGAGATGCGGATAAAAGCCTCTGCAAAGCTGACTGTGCTGCATTCAATGCTTAAGCTGTTACATAGAGATGGTCATAGAGTCCTCCTATTTTCACAGATGACAAAACTTCTTGATATCCTTGAAGACTATTTGACCATTGAATATGGGCCCAAAACATTTGAGAGAGTGGATGGCTCTGTTTCCGTGTCTGATCGTCAAGCAGCAATTGCACGTTTTAACCAAGACAAAAGTAAATTTGTCTTCCTCTTATCAACACGCTCATGTGGTTTGGGGATCAATTTAGCAACGGCTGATACTGTCATCATATACGATTCTGATTTCAACCCACATGCAGATATCCAAGCAATGAACCGGGCACATCGAATTGGTCAATCAAATAGACTTTTGGTGTACCGGCTTGTTGTTCGTGCTAGTGTTGAGGAACGCATCTTGCAGCTGGCAAAGAAGAAGCTGATGCTTGATCAGCTTTTTGTGAACAAGTCTGGATCACAAAAGGAGGTGGAAGATATCCTGCGATGGGGAACTGAAGAGCTTTTCAATGATTCTTCAGGTGTTGGTGCAAAAGATGGTGAAAACAATAACAGGAGGGATGAAGCAGCTGTAGATATACAATACAAGCATAAGAGGAGAGGTGGTGGTCTGGGGGATATGTACAAAGATAAATGTACAGATGGCAGTGGCAAAATTGTTTGGGATGAAAGTGCAATCTTGAAGTTGCTTGACCGTTCAAATCTTCAGTTTGGCTCACCTGATAATCCTGAAGGAGATTTAGAGAATGATATGCTTGGCTCAGTAAAG TCCTTGGAATGGAATGATGAACCATTGGAAGAACATGGGGGATTGGAATCACCTCCCATCCTCGCTGATGATCCCTGTGAACAAAAtcccaaaaagaaagaagatactCCGGTTAACAGTACAGAAGAAAATGAATGGGACAGACTTTTGCGAGTGAG GTGGGAAAAATAtcagaatgaagaagaagcagctcTTGGTAGAGGAAAACGCCAGAGAAAAGCTGTTTCTTATAGGGAAGCATATGCTCCACACACTAGTGAAGCATTAAGTGAG cAGAGTGGTCCTGAAGAGGAGCCAGAACCTGAACCAGAGCCACAAAGAGAGTACACAGCAGCAGGAAGAGCTCTAAAGGCAAAATT TGCCAGGCTTCGGGCTAGACAAAAAGATCGCTTGGCTCAGAGAAATGTAAAGGAAACACCTGCTCCTATTGATGCTGTGCCTGGTCCTGTATCACTTCCTCAAATCTCTTTATTCAATTCCAAGGACAGGGCACAAGTGGTGAAATTAGTTCAACTTGTTGAAGAGAAGCCTCCAATGATTGACTTGGAGGATGACACGTGTGGTCAGGGATTGGAGGGACCTAACAGCAAGACCAACTCTCCCTTGAGACTTGGCAAAATTTCTAAACATAAACTGAGTGGTCATCCAGATCTTCCTGTTAGCTCTCTTAGTCATCGTCCTCCTGATATTTTCCTGCCAAGTGACCAATTACCAGGTCCCAGCTGTACAGACTCCATTCCCAGCAGCAATTTATTACCAGTTCTTGGACTTTGTGCTCCAAATGCTAGTCAACTAGAGTCATCCAAGAGGAATTTCTCAAAATCATACAGCAGGCAAAGCAGGCAAGCAATGAGGCCAGAGTTCCCATTCAATATAGGTCCTAGCTCTGTGACTCCAAATGAGATGGACATTAGGGGTCGTGAGACTGCTTTGGACAAATTTAAACTGCCAGATGCATCAATGGAAGCTTTTCCTCTGTGGCTGAAAAATAGCAACCCTAATAATTGTCTCCCAATTAGCAca CACCCTCCGGCTATTCCCCCACGAAGGGGTTGTGATCGTATTGAGAATTCAGGATCTAGTTTCTCTGAATTTCAAGAAAAGATGGCCCTGCCTAGATTACCCTTTGATGAAAAGTTCCTACCCAGATTTCCATTTCCAGCCAGAAATTTGCCCCACTCCCACCCTGACTTGATACCTAATCTCTCATTGGGAACACGATTTGAAGATTCAAGCAACCCCATTCAAGAACTTCCCACAATGCCGTTGTTTCCAAATTTGAAGTTCCCACAAGACGCATCAAAGCATGTTCagcaagagagagagttggCTCCCATGTTGGGTTTGGGCCAGACAACCCCTGTATATTCAACCTTCCCTGAAAACCACCGGAAGGTTCTTGAAAACATAATGATGAGGGCTGGGTCTGGATCGAGCAGCCTGccgaaaaagaaatcaaaattggaTATCTGGTCTGAAGATGAACTTGATTTCCTCTGGATTGGAGTTAGGAGACATGGACGGGGCAATTGGGATGCCATGCTTCGGGACCCAAAATTAAgattctcaaaatttaaaactgcAGAAGATTTGTCTGCACGATGGGAGGATGAACAGCTCAAGATCATGGATGGACCAGCTTTTCCAGTGCCAAAGCTTCCCAAGCTCACAAAATCTGGCAAGCCATCCTTGTTTCCATCAATCTCTGATGAAATGATGGCCCGAGCATTACATGGAAGCAGATTTGGTGGGGCCCTGAAATTTCAAAGCCACCTGACAGAAATGAAGTTGGGCTGTGGTGATCTTGCATCAAGCTCAACGCATGCGGAGCCATATGATCAACTTGGATTGCGCAACGATCATTTTGGACTTTCTACGACCTGGGGTGCTGACAAATTCAGGAGTGTCCCTGGAGACTCATCAGCTGGGCCCTCTGACAGACCAGGGACGTCTTCAAATGTGCAGATTGAGCAGCAATTTCTGTCTAATTCATTTCGAACTGGTAGTTTTAGTTCCCTTGGTTTGAATTGCTCAAGCAGTTTTGATATACAGCGGAAGGATGAAATGCAGGCGGTAGGTAAGTTTGGGAAGTTGCCAAGTCTTCTTGATAGATCCCTAAATCTTTTGCGGGATTCCAGTATGGGTATGGGAAGTGAACTTCTTAGTTCAGGATTGCTGCCTGATTTTAAAAAAGTGCCTAATGTTTCTGATTTCAAGGGAAAAGAAGAGGTAGCTGGAAGTAGTTCTTCAAAGAACAAGCTGCCTCATTGGCTTAGGGAAGCAGTAGCGGCTCCCTCAAAACCCCCAGATCCTGAACTACCGCCAACCGTATCGGCAGTGGCACAATCAGTCCGCCTGTTATATGGAGAAGAGAACTCAACTATTCCTCCTTTTGTGATTCCAGGTCCACCGCCTTCCCATCCAAAGGATCCACGGAGAgctttgaagaagaagaaaaggaagcgGAGGGCGCATATGGTCAGACAATTTCGACCAGATATTGCAGGAACCAGCCATAACCTCCATGGTGGTCTTGACAGTAACAGTGCTCTCTCAATCTCGGTTCCTTTGGCACCGACATTTCCTCCAGTCACAAAACCAGCGATGGGAACTCCCGGACTTACTTTGGTTGAACCTAACCTCAATATGCCTCCTCCCCCAAATCTGAATATGATGAATCCATCATCCTCATCTGTATTTCCAGATCCCCAGATGAAAATGGCCACTGGATTGCACCCCTCTCCTGAGGTGCTTCAAATGGTGGCAACCTGCCCTGCCCCAGGTCCTCCTGGCATGACAAGCTCGAACTTCTTTGAAAGCAAGGTCCCTCTTCCTACTAAATCTGTTGTTCAAGTCGGATTGCCGGGGTCATCGGATGCATATGGGAAACAGAAGGCTAAGCAGAGCTCACCACTGGGGTTTTCGGGTCCAACTTCTGACAAGAAACCCGCGCAGACTGAGAGCGGGGATTCGAGCAAGACCCAGTCAGATCCTACTCGTCCTGAACAGCTCGATGTAGAGGACATATCATCTGAGGGGACTGTCTCAGATCATCATGCAAGTGACCATGAACCATAG